In Salmonella enterica subsp. enterica serovar Typhimurium str. LT2, a single window of DNA contains:
- a CDS encoding putative ABC-type bacteriocin/lantibiotic exporter (contains an N-terminal double-glycine peptidase domain; leukotoxin expression protein B homolog (gi|7467272)), whose translation MDKKLEPYYLSAETALSIVSKKFNIKIDIKEDDINLRFKKYDRNNTDDSIQMKNFFLSLGLSLQDILFNNGEDLLNEPMPILLLTPEMKWMVCVSGGQKIKLVNARGELCYVEIEDEYLKELSAFSILPLNKVVDSIRVKNIIKNSLSMNKIFYTKYFFSSLFMAIFALTIPVFSNLFYDKLVPSASVSSLFGVAIIVAVFIVFEFILRTSKDIYQSITARQDDVDIDIAFLEAVLYSKKKNGRSMSSAFVLWNEFQKIKPVLLNSIFQRIADIPIFIIFLIVIYVNLGLVVIVPITMFIVSIIISLVNHHYTNELMNKQKEGQKNRNIFISEVFLSIKMIHTLNNQGLLFDWVNTSNEQSYLNLKIRKLNLIYQSILGSMSSITQITIMVIAFFMVIKGDVTTGAIVSSVIVSGRISGIISNFSSTLISILSAEKTGKDLLSFFDEDQAEKTPALQSISKCNGDISIRGVSYQYDAQSPMIINRLSIDIPAGQRVAVVGECGAGKSSLLGMLSGYLSPTDGAILYDGYNLGHLSQNFFSQHLSVVTTHDVLFTGTIESNFALKPQNDRGRVLKALQLANCGFILQHPMGLKFPVNFMAKNLSSGQQQQLLLARSLSSDASVFLWDEPTSNLDENTEKQIFDNLDEFIHGKTLIMVTHRRYLIKYFDRVLVMKGGKIIRDCSPDKLLM comes from the coding sequence ATGGATAAAAAACTAGAACCTTATTATTTAAGTGCGGAAACGGCATTATCTATAGTGTCTAAAAAATTCAACATAAAAATTGACATCAAAGAGGATGATATAAATTTAAGATTTAAAAAGTACGACAGAAATAACACTGACGACTCTATACAAATGAAGAATTTCTTTTTGTCGTTAGGGCTTTCTCTACAGGATATATTATTTAATAATGGTGAGGATTTACTAAATGAGCCTATGCCGATTTTACTATTAACACCAGAAATGAAGTGGATGGTGTGTGTGAGTGGCGGGCAAAAAATAAAGTTGGTAAACGCGCGCGGTGAACTCTGTTATGTTGAAATTGAAGATGAATATTTAAAAGAGTTATCTGCATTTAGTATACTACCTTTAAATAAAGTTGTTGATAGTATAAGAGTAAAAAATATCATAAAAAACTCTTTATCGATGAACAAGATTTTTTATACTAAATACTTTTTTTCATCTCTTTTTATGGCAATTTTTGCGTTAACTATCCCAGTATTTAGTAATCTGTTCTATGATAAGCTTGTTCCAAGCGCTTCGGTTTCATCTTTATTTGGCGTGGCTATAATTGTTGCTGTATTTATTGTTTTTGAGTTTATCCTTCGTACTTCGAAAGATATTTATCAGTCTATCACAGCAAGGCAGGATGACGTCGATATTGATATCGCATTTCTTGAAGCGGTACTTTATAGTAAAAAGAAAAATGGCAGATCCATGTCATCAGCATTTGTGCTATGGAATGAGTTTCAGAAAATTAAACCCGTTTTATTAAACTCGATCTTTCAACGTATAGCCGATATTCCAATATTTATTATATTTCTCATTGTTATATATGTAAATTTAGGTCTGGTTGTTATTGTACCTATTACCATGTTTATCGTCTCTATTATTATTTCCCTCGTTAACCACCATTATACTAATGAGTTAATGAACAAACAAAAAGAAGGACAGAAGAACAGGAATATTTTTATCTCAGAAGTTTTCTTATCTATTAAAATGATCCATACCTTAAATAATCAAGGTTTACTTTTTGATTGGGTTAATACATCAAATGAACAGTCGTATCTTAACCTGAAGATAAGGAAATTAAATCTTATCTATCAATCTATATTGGGGAGTATGTCATCTATTACCCAAATAACTATTATGGTAATAGCCTTTTTTATGGTAATCAAGGGTGATGTTACTACTGGCGCAATTGTTTCATCTGTCATTGTCTCTGGCCGTATTTCCGGGATCATTTCGAATTTTTCTTCTACATTAATCTCTATTTTATCAGCAGAAAAAACCGGTAAGGATCTGCTTTCTTTTTTTGATGAAGATCAGGCAGAAAAAACACCGGCATTACAGTCAATATCAAAGTGCAATGGCGATATCTCTATCCGGGGCGTGAGTTATCAGTATGATGCTCAATCTCCGATGATTATTAACCGACTGTCTATAGACATACCTGCGGGGCAACGTGTCGCGGTGGTAGGCGAATGCGGAGCAGGAAAAAGCTCATTACTGGGAATGCTATCTGGCTACCTTTCGCCAACAGACGGTGCCATTTTATATGATGGATATAACTTAGGACATTTATCGCAGAACTTTTTTTCTCAGCATTTAAGCGTGGTGACGACACATGATGTTTTATTCACCGGAACCATTGAAAGTAATTTCGCGTTAAAACCGCAAAACGACAGGGGCCGGGTACTCAAGGCGCTTCAGCTGGCGAACTGTGGTTTTATCTTGCAACATCCTATGGGGCTGAAGTTTCCGGTGAATTTTATGGCTAAAAACCTGTCATCCGGACAGCAGCAGCAGTTATTATTAGCACGTAGTCTGAGTAGTGACGCCAGCGTCTTTTTATGGGATGAACCAACATCAAATCTGGATGAGAATACCGAGAAGCAAATTTTTGATAACTTAGATGAGTTTATTCATGGGAAAACGTTGATCATGGTGACGCATCGTCGATATCTGATAAAGTATTTTGACCGGGTCCTGGTAATGAAAGGTGGAAAAATAATCCGTGATTGTTCTCCGGATAAATTATTAATGTAA
- the yjcB gene encoding putative inner membrane protein (similar to E. coli orf, hypothetical protein (AAC77030.1); Blastp hit to AAC77030.1 (116 aa), 83% identity in aa 24 - 116), which produces MAAITTGVVLLRWQLLSAVLMFLASTLNIRFRKSDYIGLAVISSGLGVVSACWFATGLLGITMMDLAAIWHNIEAVMVETMSQTPPEWPMVLT; this is translated from the coding sequence ATGGCTGCCATAACCACTGGTGTCGTTCTTCTCCGCTGGCAACTGCTGAGCGCCGTGCTCATGTTTTTAGCCAGCACGCTCAATATCCGTTTCCGTAAATCAGATTATATTGGTCTGGCGGTGATCAGTAGCGGTCTGGGCGTGGTATCCGCCTGCTGGTTTGCCACCGGTTTACTCGGTATTACCATGATGGATCTCGCTGCGATCTGGCATAACATTGAAGCCGTAATGGTCGAAACGATGAGCCAGACCCCGCCAGAATGGCCGATGGTGCTGACCTGA